The following DNA comes from Candidatus Methylomirabilis lanthanidiphila.
GAGCGGAAGCGAATCGAGTGGGCGCACGATTACGGGCTCATTGCCATCGTGCCGTTGCGGGAACAACTCGAGTATATCCTCCGGTCCGGGATTTACCACACCCCTTACGACAAACACCGGAAGTGGGGTCTGCGACTGCGGGCGGACTTCATATTGTTCCTACTGAGCGAATCCAAATTTCCTGATCAGAGCGGCGTGGCGTATCAGGCTGAAATCAAGTCCATCCACTTCGGAGACCGGCGAGAAATTATTCCTCCGCCACCACCCTCTCAGCGCGGCAGCAGTGAGACTGATCGCTACGTTTGGTTCACACTCACAAAGATAGAGCCCTTACCCCGACCGTTGACTTACACTGGTCAGCCGCCGCGCTTTGCCTTCACGACGCGTCTGGCTTTCAAAGAAGCGTCAAATGTCGCCGAACTTATCCTCATCCGCGAGCCGGAGCGCCGATTTTACAGTGAATGTCGGCTCGCCGGATTTGATGTAGCGGTCTACGATGAATCCAGCGGTACGGAACAAGTATTTGATGTCGGACAGTTGCGCTTGCGCTTTTCTGTCAAGAAACCGAGTAGCCCGGCGGTTACCGTACGGTTTGATCCTTGGACAGCCCGGTTCAGCGGATTTGGATTCGAGTTTACGTGGAGCGAGTTGATGTTCAGACCGAAAGACTGTCTTGAGTCCTTTTCCTTATAGGCACTTCAGTAACAGACAGTACAGACAGTAACAGTACACATACACATAAAGGGGTTAAAGGGGTCTAAAGGGGTCAAATATTTTGTTGACTAATTGTCGTTGCCCTGCTACGTGATTACCGTATGTCACGGCCACTGCGGATCGAATTTCCGGGGGCGGTGTATCATGTGATGAACCGGGGCACCTCCCGCCGGAAGACCTTCCTGGGCAAAGCGGACTATGAGGAATTTCTCCGCACGCTCAGCGAGACGCATGAGCTGTGGGGTGTGGAGGTGTTCGCGTACTGTCTGATGGACAATCACTACCATGTGTGTCTGAGGACACCGGATGGGAATCTCTCCCGCATCATGCGTCATGTGGATGGCCTGTACACGCAGCGGTTCAACCGTGCGCACCGAAGCGACGGCCCGCTTTTTCGAGGCCGGTATAAAGCGCTTCTGATTGATGCGGACGAGTACTTGACTGCGGTAGTGCGGTACATTCATTTGAACCCAGTGGAGGGAGGATTCGTGAGGGAACCGGACGCGTATCGTTGGAGTAGTCATCGTTTCTACAGTAGTGGCAAGGACATTCCTGAATGGCTCAGGACCGGAGAGATATTGGAACGATTCAGCAGTGATCCAAGAGCGTTTCACCAATTTGTGCGATCCGGCAACGACGACGGGATTCGAGAGTTTTATGCTCGGAGTCGGAGGAGTCCAGTGTTGGGCGGGGAGCGATTTGTTGAGCGGATCCGCCAGCATGTCAGCCGACTGACGCCTGAGCATCCTCGGTATGAGCGGAGGGAGGTGCGGCCCGGGGTTGATGACGTGCTGAGGGAGGTGGCCAGGGTGTATCAGGTGGCTGTGGAGAACCTGGTGCGCGGGGGTCGAGGGCAGGCAAGCGAGGCGAGAAAAGCAGCGATGTATCTGGTAAAGCGGTTGTGTGATTTGACGCTCGCAGAGACGGCGGAGCATTTTGGAGTTGGGAGTTACGGTGCCGTGGGATGGGCCTGCCACGCAGTTCGTTCAGCGATCAAGGTGGATGGGCCATTCAGAGAGCGGGTCGAACAGGTTCAGGCGCTTATCAATCAACAAAAGATTTGACCCCTTCTCGGCGTACTTGCTGTGGTCGCCGCCGCCGCGTTTGCGGAAAGTCAAATAGCTTGACAGTGTGTAATCGACCGATTACACTACATTCATGCTCTCAATCAAACCCCTTCCAGAGTTCTCCACGTGGCTCGCCGGCCTGACGGATGTAACCGTGCGGAGTGTGGTCGTGGCTCGCCTCAAGCGTCTGGAGCTTGGCTTGCTGGGCGATGCGGAGCCGGTGGGTGACGGGGTGTCGGAACTGCGTATTCATCTTGGCGCGGGCTGGCGTGTGTATTTCACGCAGCGCGGCGCGCAGTTGATCGTGTTGCTGGTGGGCGGCTCCAAGCGCACCCAGACACGCGACATCAAACGCGCCAAGGCACTGGCCGCGCTGCTTGACTGACCGGAGGAAACGAACATGAGTAAACGTATCAAAGTGTCCGATCTGCCCGACTTCGATGCCGCGCCCTATCTCGACAGCGAGGCGGCTATCGCGGCCTATCTGACCGACATCCTGGCGGCGAACGATCCAGCCTTGCTGGCGGCCGCGCTGGGCGACATCGCCCGCGCTCGAGGCATGAGCGACATCGCCCGCGCATCCGGTATTACCCGCGAGGCGCTGTACAAGGCGCTGCGGCCCGATGCGCAGCCGCGCTTCGATACCGTATCCCGCGTGTGCGCGGCGCTCGGCGTCAAGCTGGTGGCGCAGGCGATTCATGCCTGAGTTCGCCGGCGTTTCTGTCATCGCTTCATCCTCCGTGGTCTAACTCCGCGCTCCAGGGGACGCTTTACTACGCGTCACGCCCCTGAGTTGTGGCGTTCTCCCCAAATATAGCAAGGCTGAAGTATGATAGACTTCGAGTGGGATCCGACGAAAGCGATGGGGAATCTTCGAAAGCACGGTGTTGCTTTTTCAGGGAGGCGGCCACCGTCTTTCGAGACCCACTGAGCATTACGGTGTACGACTCGGATCACTCAGAGGAGGATCGGTACATCACTGTGGGGACCTCGATGGCGGGTCGATTTCTGATCGTTGCCCATACGGACCGTGAGGCCTATGAAAGCGAGATCCAAAGGCGAAAAGGCTAACGAACTTCGACCAGAATATAACCTTGGCAAGCTTCTTAAGGGCGGGATCCAAGGCAAGTACGCAGATCGGTATCAGGAAGGAACGAATCTCGTTCTGCTGACCCCCGACGTTGCAAAGGCGTTTCGGACCGATGAGGCTGTCAACGAGGCCCTTCGGTTGGTGATCCTGTTGAGGAACCTTCCAGGGGCCGGAAAGAAATCGGCGGCCAAGGCGTAAATCGTAGAAGCAGCAGGTGATTGCAGGTCATGTCCTGGCGCCTCTTCTTTGTTGAGGCAACAAGAGGCACAAGCGATGCGGATGCAGGTCCGGAAATGGAGTAATAGCGTGGCGCTGCGAATCCCCAAGCCCTTTGCCGAAGATGCCGACGTTCAGGAGGGGACCGCTGTCGATTGCTCCGTGTCAAAAGGTCAACGTGTGGTCGCACCGGTCAGATACAGAAAGGCCAGATCTTCGGAATATTAAAAGAACGCGTCGATATCCATCCTGCCATGCAGAACCCTGACAATCTCAATACCGCCGCGAATCGGCATATAAAAAATCAGGTACTTGCCGACTGGAAAACTTTGCAAGCCGGGATGGAGTTCATCCCGGTTTCTCCCCATATTTGTAAACTGGGCGAGCTTTCGGCTTGTTTTCTCAAT
Coding sequences within:
- the dnaA gene encoding Chromosomal replication initiator protein DnaA, yielding MSRPLRIEFPGAVYHVMNRGTSRRKTFLGKADYEEFLRTLSETHELWGVEVFAYCLMDNHYHVCLRTPDGNLSRIMRHVDGLYTQRFNRAHRSDGPLFRGRYKALLIDADEYLTAVVRYIHLNPVEGGFVREPDAYRWSSHRFYSSGKDIPEWLRTGEILERFSSDPRAFHQFVRSGNDDGIREFYARSRRSPVLGGERFVERIRQHVSRLTPEHPRYERREVRPGVDDVLREVARVYQVAVENLVRGGRGQASEARKAAMYLVKRLCDLTLAETAEHFGVGSYGAVGWACHAVRSAIKVDGPFRERVEQVQALINQQKI
- a CDS encoding addiction module antitoxin; amino-acid sequence: MSKRIKVSDLPDFDAAPYLDSEAAIAAYLTDILAANDPALLAAALGDIARARGMSDIARASGITREALYKALRPDAQPRFDTVSRVCAALGVKLVAQAIHA
- a CDS encoding antitoxin ChpS, which gives rise to MRMQVRKWSNSVALRIPKPFAEDADVQEGTAVDCSVSKGQRVVAPVRYRKARSSEY
- a CDS encoding toxin Y4kP produces the protein MLRILKNPEAEHDLDEIWWYIAQDNPDNADKLLDEIEKTSRKLAQFTNMGRNRDELHPGLQSFPVGKYLIFYMPIRGGIEIVRVLHGRMDIDAFF